Proteins encoded within one genomic window of Sulfuricurvum sp.:
- the tsaE gene encoding tRNA (adenosine(37)-N6)-threonylcarbamoyltransferase complex ATPase subunit type 1 TsaE — protein MMKLTLDELPQVCERIVAELPQGGVVILQGDLASGKTTLTQAFARYLGMEETVTSPTFSLQQRYGDKLYHYDLYNYGFEKFLSLGMMEELEREGYHLVEWGDTALIDLLKRCGIDCLILKITKCDDQSRYYEVQRA, from the coding sequence ATGATGAAATTGACCCTCGATGAATTACCGCAGGTGTGCGAGCGTATAGTCGCAGAACTTCCTCAGGGTGGTGTCGTCATTTTGCAAGGCGATTTGGCGAGCGGGAAGACGACTTTGACACAGGCGTTTGCCCGTTATCTCGGGATGGAAGAGACGGTTACCTCTCCTACATTTTCTCTGCAGCAGCGTTACGGTGATAAACTCTACCATTACGATCTCTACAACTACGGTTTCGAGAAGTTTCTGAGTCTGGGGATGATGGAAGAGCTGGAGCGAGAGGGGTATCATCTGGTCGAGTGGGGAGATACTGCTCTGATCGATTTGCTAAAGCGATGCGGGATCGATTGTCTGATTTTAAAAATTACAAAATGCGATGATCAATCGCGATATTACGAGGTGCAGCGTGCATGA
- a CDS encoding transglutaminase-like cysteine peptidase, producing MKKTLTIFLLMAAIAAILFSSPSFGIAQTLLNKIEKEYGPFAVRRAAALVQMMNEAKDLSEMEKLEKVNEFFNQTPYASDKDVWGVSDYWATRLEFIGKDRGDCEDYVIAKYFTLKELGVPTSKLYMTYAKSLRYKTAHLVLTYYEKPRAMPLVLDNYNFRILPASMRDDLVPIYSFSGDELFNAKQAQIGKIVPAAAQQTRPWDELIISRQKD from the coding sequence ATGAAAAAGACGCTCACTATTTTTCTTCTAATGGCGGCAATAGCCGCCATTCTCTTTAGCTCTCCCTCATTTGGCATTGCACAGACATTATTAAATAAAATCGAAAAAGAGTACGGTCCGTTTGCCGTACGCCGTGCAGCTGCATTGGTGCAGATGATGAATGAGGCAAAAGATTTAAGTGAGATGGAAAAACTCGAAAAAGTGAACGAATTTTTTAATCAAACTCCTTACGCATCCGATAAAGACGTATGGGGAGTGAGTGATTACTGGGCAACACGGTTGGAGTTTATCGGCAAAGACAGAGGAGATTGTGAAGACTACGTCATTGCCAAATATTTTACCCTTAAAGAACTTGGCGTGCCGACGTCGAAGCTTTATATGACGTATGCAAAGTCGCTCCGCTATAAAACGGCGCATCTGGTATTGACATATTATGAAAAACCGAGAGCGATGCCGCTGGTACTTGATAACTACAATTTCAGAATACTTCCTGCCAGTATGCGTGACGATCTAGTCCCGATTTACAGTTTCAGCGGAGATGAGCTCTTTAATGCCAAACAAGCGCAAATTGGGAAAATCGTTCCTGCAGCAGCACAGCAGACTCGTCCATGGGATGAGTTGATTATTTCACGACAAAAGGATTAG
- a CDS encoding LapD/MoxY N-terminal periplasmic domain-containing protein has product MSLFKQMAIILSFFLIVILASVMVLNFKSATEFVQNQLYTDAKNTAHSLGLSLSKVADPNDTSSMETMINAIFDSGYYEMIRLVDLDGKQIYIRQNDVRVHDVPQWFVQRIAIRNVTVKSDIMMGWNRFGTLEVSGHTGHAYRQLYITFIDLIKTFLVVGSIVFILLYLLLSLSLKSLVRVRNQALAIIDNEFIIEKKIPFTTEFRSVTVAMNAMVAKVKDIFDRENATLLHYQELLYKDPETKLYNRRYLAVKLQDYLQSHSSLSSGVYVIVSFDEVERLKRELGYHQDCTLMKELANDLLSQFESFRNALIIRLNESDFFVVIPESDISAIHPLLENVMNHMHSVMEEIDSVLSYLTIGCGIGTYSERDTLKSLFSRADHVVVEAKQKGNFTIDVCQKEGETLILGREEWRNELLQSLEESRILLAVQDVVEVQSGILNVIHKEVYLRLLDRDGNIQTAGYFIPVATSLGLIETLDRYVIEEALKYINAHSFNAPLALNLSSDFIKKSANISWLKEQLEAFHLQNNLVLWFEVNNATALHELEAVSSIGSMFKKLGYQFGIDHFTIPEEGATYLQDIRPDYIKVNGTYLQDIMVEKETGKRMESFTNLARTLDIMVIAINIEDENEIKNLKELGIERFEGSYISPVTLLQ; this is encoded by the coding sequence ATGAGTTTATTTAAACAGATGGCGATTATATTAAGTTTCTTTTTGATAGTGATATTGGCTTCGGTTATGGTGCTTAATTTCAAAAGTGCGACGGAATTCGTCCAAAATCAACTCTACACGGATGCAAAAAACACGGCACACTCACTTGGGCTATCCCTTTCCAAGGTAGCCGATCCGAATGATACTTCCAGTATGGAGACAATGATCAATGCGATTTTTGACAGCGGATATTATGAAATGATCCGTCTGGTTGATCTTGATGGAAAACAGATTTATATACGTCAAAACGATGTACGTGTACATGATGTTCCACAGTGGTTTGTTCAGAGGATAGCTATCCGCAACGTAACGGTAAAAAGCGATATCATGATGGGATGGAATCGTTTTGGTACCCTCGAAGTGAGTGGGCATACGGGACACGCATATCGGCAACTGTACATTACTTTTATAGATCTGATCAAAACGTTTTTAGTAGTAGGAAGTATTGTATTTATTCTATTATATTTATTGTTATCTTTGAGTCTCAAATCACTTGTAAGGGTCCGAAACCAGGCTCTGGCAATCATCGATAATGAATTTATTATTGAGAAAAAAATTCCTTTTACGACCGAATTTCGCTCTGTTACGGTAGCTATGAATGCGATGGTTGCTAAAGTAAAAGATATTTTTGACCGAGAAAATGCGACGCTCTTGCATTATCAAGAGTTACTCTATAAGGATCCGGAAACAAAACTTTACAATCGCCGTTATCTTGCCGTGAAGCTGCAAGATTATTTGCAGTCACATAGCTCTTTATCGTCGGGTGTGTATGTGATAGTCAGTTTTGACGAAGTAGAGCGGTTAAAACGTGAATTGGGATATCATCAAGATTGTACATTGATGAAAGAACTTGCGAATGATTTGCTATCCCAGTTTGAAAGCTTCAGGAATGCATTGATCATACGGCTCAATGAATCCGATTTTTTTGTTGTCATTCCTGAAAGTGATATCTCTGCCATACACCCTTTACTTGAAAATGTGATGAATCATATGCACAGTGTCATGGAAGAAATAGATTCTGTTTTGTCTTATTTGACGATAGGATGTGGTATTGGTACTTATAGTGAACGAGATACCCTTAAATCGCTTTTCTCACGTGCTGATCATGTTGTTGTCGAAGCTAAACAAAAAGGGAATTTTACAATCGATGTGTGTCAAAAAGAGGGTGAAACATTAATTTTAGGGCGTGAGGAGTGGCGAAACGAGTTACTTCAAAGTTTGGAAGAGTCACGGATACTTTTGGCGGTTCAGGATGTTGTAGAGGTGCAGTCGGGTATTTTGAATGTGATTCACAAAGAGGTATATTTACGATTATTAGATCGTGACGGAAATATTCAGACTGCCGGTTATTTTATCCCTGTTGCAACAAGTTTGGGATTAATCGAAACATTAGATCGCTATGTTATCGAGGAAGCGTTGAAATATATTAATGCCCACTCTTTCAATGCTCCACTTGCACTTAATCTGAGCAGTGATTTTATCAAAAAATCTGCAAATATATCTTGGTTGAAAGAACAATTGGAAGCATTTCATCTCCAGAACAATTTGGTTTTGTGGTTTGAGGTGAACAATGCGACTGCATTACATGAACTCGAAGCCGTCTCTTCGATTGGATCAATGTTCAAAAAGCTTGGATATCAATTCGGAATTGATCATTTTACGATACCCGAAGAAGGAGCCACGTATTTACAAGATATTCGTCCAGACTACATCAAAGTCAATGGAACGTATTTACAGGATATCATGGTTGAGAAAGAGACAGGAAAAAGGATGGAAAGTTTCACTAATCTAGCACGAACGTTGGATATTATGGTAATTGCTATCAATATTGAAGATGAAAATGAAATTAAAAATTTGAAAGAGTTAGGGATTGAACGGTTTGAAGGTTCATATATTTCTCCCGTTACATTGCTGCAGTAA
- a CDS encoding iron-sulfur cluster assembly scaffold protein: MENNLNQEIIEHLMHPRNYGPLQTPTGVGVGHSEKTGEFVIFYINTKDTTLQEVGYATNGCQDTVVLGSMFTEMIKGQTIAYAQSAAQKLRDKVAMGPLKQQACANMVLTAFEAALIHEQQRKEGSTEELHAIEIGMECEVEE, from the coding sequence ATGGAAAATAATCTAAATCAAGAGATCATCGAGCATCTCATGCACCCGCGCAATTACGGTCCGCTCCAAACTCCCACGGGTGTGGGAGTCGGGCACAGTGAAAAAACCGGTGAATTTGTCATTTTTTATATCAATACAAAAGACACAACACTGCAGGAAGTCGGCTATGCGACGAACGGCTGTCAAGATACCGTCGTTTTAGGCTCAATGTTCACCGAAATGATCAAAGGACAAACAATCGCATATGCCCAAAGTGCAGCCCAAAAACTTCGCGATAAAGTTGCCATGGGACCGCTCAAGCAACAAGCATGCGCGAATATGGTACTTACGGCATTTGAAGCGGCTTTGATCCATGAACAACAACGCAAAGAAGGCTCGACCGAAGAGCTTCACGCGATTGAAATAGGAATGGAATGTGAGGTAGAAGAATGA
- a CDS encoding RNA polymerase factor sigma-54, which yields MLRVKTSVELKNKLSNTLRNWLPILQSSLSDLGEAMAPFVEGNPLIEIKSGYEESFESRIPKKILYGYVQNSQSEVIEALTVQSKGLYEVLEEQMDTSLFPTPISRAVATHIIENLDEEGYYEGDSEAFCTQNSITHDQFEKIRLRFIHIEPVGIGARNVNESFLFQLESASISDEGYTLAREIITHLEELGNYRKEPAFEEAMKVIGSFKNPPAIDYLEDSTQVIPDLMIHNDPETGIEVRLNDRYYPDITIDAAYGVDHPFVRDKLKEAKSLVDALEMRKATLYKVGLMIVEYQYDFFTGGAIKPLTLKTLADEFGHNPSTISRAIANKYIACDRGIYPMKDFFTTAIDEDVSNAAIKEYVSELVKNESHKKPLSDMKLLELIQDKFKITMVRRTIAKYRKQLNIAGSSERKQLYLLGRS from the coding sequence ATGCTACGGGTCAAGACAAGCGTCGAGCTCAAAAACAAGCTTTCCAATACCCTTCGTAACTGGCTGCCGATTTTACAATCGAGTCTCAGCGATTTGGGCGAGGCGATGGCTCCGTTTGTCGAGGGCAATCCTCTCATCGAGATAAAATCGGGATATGAAGAGTCGTTTGAATCGAGAATCCCGAAAAAAATTCTCTACGGATATGTCCAAAATTCCCAAAGTGAAGTGATTGAAGCCCTAACGGTTCAAAGTAAAGGTTTATACGAAGTTCTTGAAGAACAGATGGATACGTCGTTATTTCCGACACCGATATCGCGAGCAGTCGCAACCCATATTATCGAGAACCTGGATGAGGAGGGGTATTATGAAGGGGATAGTGAAGCATTCTGTACCCAAAACAGTATCACGCATGATCAATTCGAAAAAATTCGTCTCCGTTTTATCCATATCGAACCTGTCGGTATCGGCGCTCGAAATGTTAACGAATCGTTCTTGTTTCAGCTTGAATCCGCTTCTATCAGTGATGAGGGATATACCCTTGCACGTGAAATAATTACCCATTTGGAAGAGCTTGGAAATTATCGTAAAGAGCCTGCTTTTGAAGAGGCAATGAAGGTTATAGGAAGCTTTAAAAATCCACCTGCGATCGATTATCTGGAAGACTCGACGCAGGTTATACCGGATCTGATGATCCATAACGATCCGGAGACAGGGATAGAAGTACGCCTCAATGACAGATATTATCCCGATATCACAATCGATGCGGCGTATGGAGTTGATCACCCGTTTGTCCGTGACAAGCTTAAAGAGGCGAAAAGCCTCGTCGATGCACTTGAGATGCGTAAAGCGACATTGTATAAAGTGGGATTGATGATCGTCGAATACCAGTACGATTTTTTTACGGGAGGGGCCATCAAACCGCTAACGCTTAAAACATTAGCCGATGAATTCGGTCATAATCCCTCAACTATTTCCCGCGCGATTGCCAATAAATACATTGCGTGCGATCGCGGTATCTATCCGATGAAAGATTTCTTTACCACCGCTATCGACGAAGATGTTTCCAATGCCGCAATCAAAGAATACGTAAGCGAACTGGTCAAAAATGAATCGCATAAAAAACCGCTCAGTGATATGAAACTGCTCGAGTTGATCCAGGATAAATTTAAAATCACCATGGTTCGCCGTACGATTGCCAAATACCGCAAACAGCTCAATATTGCAGGCTCATCCGAACGTAAACAACTCTATCTTTTAGGGCGGTCGTGA
- a CDS encoding YgiQ family radical SAM protein translates to MKTITPEHLRYLPTTRAEMDARGWDQCDIILISGDAYIDSPFIGVAVVGRILEREGYRVGIIGQPDITTDDVMRLGEPKLFWGVSGGSVDSMVSNYTATKKFRNSDDYTPGGVNNARPDRAVLVYTNLIRKHFKNTVPIVLGGIEASLRRVTHYDYWTNKLRKPILFDSKADYLIYGMGEGAIIALPKALASGESPHNIRGVCYIAKEPREGYLTLPSHAECLENKESYIDLFDAFYHNNDPISANGLCQEVDGRYSIQNPPADYLDESEMDAVSALPYTRELHPYHRPKGAVKCLETIKFSIMTHQGCWGECNFCAIGVHQGRTIRTRSEESILKEAAQFTEYKDFKGIISDVGGPTANMYGYECTKKLKHGTCTHQRCVDDTHLCKSMNVDHTRVINLLRRLREVRGIKKAFVASGVRYDLINEDKKNGYEYLKEMVKHHISGQMKVAPEHTSDHVLHLMNKPGKQTLVDFKKLYDKLNREEGKKQFLTYYLIAAHPGCTEKDMHDLKRFTTDELKMNPEQAQVFTPTPGTYSAVMYYTEMDPETRQKIFVEKDTARKEKQKQIVVAKDSFKSGFAS, encoded by the coding sequence ATGAAAACAATTACACCTGAACATCTACGCTATTTACCCACTACCCGTGCCGAAATGGATGCACGCGGATGGGATCAATGCGATATTATCCTCATCTCCGGCGATGCCTATATCGACTCACCCTTTATCGGGGTTGCCGTTGTAGGGCGGATATTGGAGAGAGAAGGGTACCGAGTCGGGATTATCGGACAGCCGGATATTACCACCGATGATGTGATGCGCTTGGGCGAACCGAAACTTTTTTGGGGTGTGAGCGGCGGAAGCGTCGATTCGATGGTTTCCAACTACACCGCGACCAAAAAATTCCGTAACAGTGACGACTATACTCCCGGCGGTGTTAACAATGCACGACCCGATCGAGCCGTGCTCGTTTATACGAATCTGATCCGCAAACATTTCAAAAACACGGTCCCTATCGTCCTCGGAGGGATCGAAGCGAGTTTGCGCCGCGTCACCCATTATGACTACTGGACAAACAAACTGCGCAAGCCGATCTTGTTTGATTCCAAAGCCGATTATCTGATTTATGGAATGGGGGAGGGTGCGATTATCGCTCTGCCCAAAGCGTTAGCTTCCGGTGAATCTCCTCATAACATTCGCGGTGTATGTTATATCGCCAAAGAGCCTCGTGAAGGGTATTTGACCTTGCCGTCTCATGCTGAGTGTTTGGAAAACAAAGAGAGCTATATTGACCTGTTTGACGCGTTTTACCATAACAACGATCCGATTTCGGCAAACGGTTTGTGCCAAGAGGTGGACGGACGCTACAGTATCCAAAACCCACCTGCGGATTATTTGGACGAATCGGAAATGGACGCGGTATCCGCATTGCCGTATACCCGTGAACTCCATCCGTATCATCGTCCGAAAGGGGCGGTTAAGTGTCTGGAAACCATCAAGTTTTCGATTATGACCCATCAGGGGTGCTGGGGAGAATGTAATTTCTGTGCCATCGGTGTCCATCAGGGGCGTACCATCCGTACCCGCAGCGAAGAGTCGATCTTAAAAGAGGCGGCACAGTTTACCGAATACAAAGATTTTAAAGGGATCATCAGCGATGTCGGAGGCCCTACGGCTAACATGTACGGCTATGAATGTACTAAAAAGCTCAAGCACGGGACCTGTACCCATCAGCGATGCGTGGATGACACCCACTTGTGCAAATCGATGAATGTCGATCACACCCGTGTTATTAACCTATTGCGTCGTTTGCGTGAAGTACGCGGAATCAAAAAAGCGTTTGTCGCTTCCGGCGTCCGTTATGACTTGATCAACGAAGACAAAAAGAACGGTTATGAGTATCTCAAAGAGATGGTGAAACATCACATCTCGGGACAGATGAAAGTCGCCCCTGAACACACCTCGGATCATGTTCTGCATCTGATGAACAAACCGGGCAAACAAACCCTCGTCGATTTTAAAAAGCTCTATGACAAGCTCAACCGCGAAGAGGGGAAAAAGCAGTTTCTGACCTACTATCTTATCGCCGCCCATCCGGGATGCACCGAAAAAGATATGCACGATTTGAAGCGTTTTACGACGGACGAACTAAAGATGAACCCTGAACAGGCTCAGGTTTTTACCCCTACACCGGGGACGTATTCGGCAGTAATGTACTACACCGAAATGGACCCCGAAACCCGTCAAAAAATCTTTGTCGAAAAAGATACGGCGCGTAAAGAGAAACAAAAACAGATCGTCGTTGCCAAAGACTCTTTTAAAAGCGGTTTCGCGAGTTAA
- a CDS encoding TIGR02757 family protein: MKAIQDYLDAEVAARNCEDELCFERPDPLLIARRSMDQHHALTCALFAYGSAKAIVAFLSSLEDDLYDTNESDLRHKLKGKYYRFQTTEDIVQWFRTLGALREIGGAEKVFMQGYKETGIIGGVTSLISTLYDLNSYRSTGYQFLIGKPIDTVNKASAMKRWMMYLRWMVRHDALDMGLWKEVKQSDLIMPLDTHTFNVSRRLGLLERKQCDMKAAIELTEMLKRFDPLDPLKYDFALYRIGQEKLL, encoded by the coding sequence GTGAAAGCCATACAAGATTATCTGGATGCTGAGGTAGCAGCCCGAAATTGTGAAGATGAGCTTTGTTTTGAGCGTCCGGATCCTCTTTTAATCGCACGCAGATCGATGGATCAGCATCACGCCCTTACATGTGCATTGTTCGCCTATGGGAGCGCTAAAGCTATCGTTGCCTTTTTATCCTCTTTGGAGGATGATCTGTATGATACGAACGAATCAGATTTACGGCATAAATTAAAAGGAAAATATTACCGTTTTCAAACGACCGAAGATATTGTTCAATGGTTTCGTACATTGGGAGCACTAAGAGAGATCGGTGGGGCGGAAAAGGTATTTATGCAAGGGTATAAAGAAACCGGAATAATCGGCGGAGTTACATCATTGATCAGTACCCTTTACGATCTCAACTCGTATCGCTCTACCGGGTATCAATTTTTGATCGGAAAACCGATTGATACTGTTAACAAGGCTTCAGCAATGAAACGCTGGATGATGTATTTACGTTGGATGGTACGTCACGATGCATTGGATATGGGTTTATGGAAAGAGGTAAAACAAAGTGATCTGATAATGCCGCTGGATACCCATACGTTTAATGTTTCTCGCCGATTGGGGCTGTTAGAGCGTAAACAGTGTGATATGAAAGCAGCTATAGAATTGACGGAAATGCTGAAACGGTTTGATCCGCTTGATCCGCTTAAATACGATTTTGCCCTGTATCGCATCGGGCAGGAAAAACTGCTTTAG
- the trpD gene encoding anthranilate phosphoribosyltransferase produces the protein MIATKSDFEALFEHRMSDEQMREFLLSLTLNEETSAEMIATAAEVMRTHSIILEVPAELKPKLIDVVGTGGDKSGSFNVSSTVALVLAASGAYVAKHGNRSITSKSGSADVLEYLGVKLDLTLEQSSTLLQECGFTFLFAQYHHPAMKFIMPVRRSIPEKTLFNILGPLTNPVGLSKILLGVFDEVFVPKMAEAARTLGMQSAIVVSSREKMDEISISDITYAGHLKNGVIEYFEIDPQMFGIKKAPFEAILGGEAERNAQILTDILNNRSTEAQRDMVLINAAYALVAEGMARDVQEGLEIAKDTLRSGKAADKLKQIISVSSKL, from the coding sequence ATGATCGCTACGAAATCCGATTTTGAAGCACTTTTTGAACATAGAATGAGCGATGAGCAGATGCGGGAGTTTTTACTCTCCCTTACCCTCAATGAAGAGACCTCTGCGGAAATGATCGCAACTGCGGCAGAGGTGATGCGTACCCACTCGATCATCCTCGAAGTCCCTGCTGAACTTAAGCCCAAACTGATCGATGTCGTGGGAACGGGGGGAGACAAGAGCGGAAGTTTCAATGTCAGCTCTACGGTAGCGCTTGTCCTCGCGGCGTCGGGAGCTTATGTCGCCAAACACGGGAATCGCTCCATCACTTCCAAATCAGGCAGTGCCGATGTTCTAGAATATCTGGGGGTCAAACTCGATCTTACGCTGGAGCAAAGCTCGACGCTGCTTCAAGAGTGCGGATTTACCTTTTTGTTCGCCCAATACCACCATCCGGCGATGAAGTTTATCATGCCGGTACGCCGTTCGATCCCTGAAAAAACGCTCTTTAATATCCTCGGTCCTCTCACTAATCCGGTAGGGCTTTCCAAAATACTTTTAGGGGTGTTTGACGAGGTATTTGTCCCGAAAATGGCGGAAGCGGCGCGTACGCTGGGGATGCAATCGGCGATTGTGGTGAGTTCGCGGGAGAAGATGGATGAAATCAGCATCAGTGACATCACCTATGCGGGACATCTGAAAAACGGTGTAATCGAGTATTTTGAGATCGATCCGCAGATGTTCGGGATTAAGAAAGCCCCTTTTGAAGCGATCCTCGGAGGGGAAGCGGAACGTAACGCCCAAATCCTCACCGATATCTTAAACAACCGCTCAACTGAGGCGCAACGGGATATGGTGCTGATCAATGCGGCATACGCTCTCGTCGCGGAGGGGATGGCACGTGATGTCCAAGAAGGGCTTGAGATTGCCAAAGATACGTTGCGCAGCGGCAAAGCAGCTGACAAACTAAAACAAATCATATCGGTCTCTTCCAAACTATGA
- a CDS encoding iron-binding protein: MIDATLFRRKHQLWLRITFMSFAVNDPWVKNRLYEFSQMEFRHLKWLAGSLYENNSAYDYERDPNFTIESTSFFELIRTAINEIKTLHLLYLSSPLSERMKNDEKYILSALEVYLEKNSLDEPITAFNRSRHWPDSLLSSAETDALTYFLFEESYKEYELIMVYFYQQIRATTAAQVSHYQDLIDESHFHLRSFGEMMAKMGILALPRPLHPRTYEITDMEKFLTSGIQEEENAKEECRKLSSSITDEKLASFFEFINYQESYHIEIMKKLLGELNG, encoded by the coding sequence ATGATCGACGCAACACTTTTTCGACGCAAACACCAGCTTTGGCTGCGGATCACTTTTATGTCCTTTGCGGTGAATGACCCGTGGGTAAAAAACCGTCTGTACGAGTTTTCCCAAATGGAATTCCGCCATCTCAAATGGCTCGCCGGATCGCTATATGAAAACAATTCAGCGTACGATTATGAACGTGACCCAAATTTTACGATTGAAAGCACTTCTTTTTTTGAATTGATCCGTACGGCGATCAATGAGATAAAAACCCTCCATCTGCTCTATCTATCATCCCCTTTGAGTGAACGGATGAAAAACGATGAAAAATATATCCTTTCGGCGTTGGAGGTTTATCTCGAAAAAAATTCTTTGGATGAACCGATTACTGCCTTTAATCGTTCCCGCCATTGGCCGGATTCTCTGCTCAGTTCAGCTGAAACCGACGCGCTGACCTACTTCTTGTTTGAAGAGAGCTACAAAGAGTATGAACTCATCATGGTCTATTTTTATCAGCAAATTCGTGCGACGACTGCGGCACAGGTCAGCCATTATCAAGACCTGATTGATGAGTCCCATTTTCATCTGCGCTCGTTTGGGGAAATGATGGCAAAAATGGGGATTTTGGCACTTCCGAGACCTCTGCATCCGCGAACGTATGAAATCACCGATATGGAAAAGTTTCTCACTTCAGGGATACAGGAAGAGGAAAATGCCAAAGAAGAGTGCCGAAAACTCTCTTCGTCTATCACCGATGAAAAACTTGCCTCATTTTTTGAATTTATCAACTATCAAGAGAGCTATCACATCGAAATTATGAAAAAATTATTAGGAGAACTAAATGGTTGA
- the lptB gene encoding LPS export ABC transporter ATP-binding protein — protein MHELKVDHLVKTIKNHEIVRGISMELRTGEVVGLLGPNGAGKTTTFYMICGLIEATGGKVYIDGEDVSNLPLHQRSRMGIGYLPQEASIFKDLTVEENLIIAAQAGKLNKEMAEKRIEELLEMFNIEPIRNRRGINLSGGERRRAEIARALVNKPRFLLLDEPFAGVDPIAVMDIQGVISQLVEYGIGVLITDHNVRETLAVCDRAYVIKSGELLASGTSDEIAHNSDVRQHYLGESFKF, from the coding sequence GTGCATGAATTAAAAGTCGATCATTTGGTTAAAACGATCAAAAACCATGAGATTGTTCGGGGCATCAGTATGGAACTTCGTACCGGAGAGGTAGTAGGGCTGCTCGGACCCAACGGTGCGGGGAAAACAACGACGTTTTACATGATTTGCGGTTTGATCGAAGCGACAGGTGGGAAAGTCTACATAGACGGCGAGGACGTGTCCAATCTGCCGCTTCATCAGCGCTCACGCATGGGAATCGGTTATTTGCCTCAGGAAGCATCGATCTTTAAAGACCTCACCGTGGAGGAAAATCTTATTATCGCGGCGCAAGCGGGAAAATTGAACAAAGAGATGGCGGAAAAACGGATCGAAGAGCTGTTGGAAATGTTTAACATCGAGCCGATCCGGAATCGCCGCGGAATCAATCTCAGCGGGGGAGAACGCCGTCGTGCCGAGATAGCCCGTGCATTGGTAAACAAACCCCGCTTTTTGCTCCTCGATGAACCGTTTGCCGGAGTCGATCCGATCGCGGTCATGGATATTCAGGGTGTTATCTCTCAGTTAGTGGAGTATGGAATCGGAGTATTGATTACGGACCATAACGTACGTGAGACGTTAGCGGTGTGTGATCGGGCATATGTCATTAAAAGCGGCGAATTGCTCGCTTCGGGGACCAGTGATGAGATTGCGCATAACAGCGACGTTCGCCAGCACTACCTCGGTGAATCGTTCAAGTTCTAA
- a CDS encoding RNA-binding S4 domain-containing protein, translating into MRIDKFLNAVNLTKRRAVAQDMIGEGVVYINDKAVKPAKNVAVGDIITLVYLEKQMRYEVLAIPTIKSTPKSQQNLYVKELS; encoded by the coding sequence TTGCGAATCGATAAATTTTTAAATGCGGTCAATCTGACCAAACGCCGTGCCGTCGCTCAGGATATGATCGGCGAGGGTGTCGTCTACATCAACGACAAAGCGGTGAAGCCTGCTAAAAACGTTGCAGTAGGGGATATCATCACTCTCGTCTATCTCGAAAAACAGATGCGCTACGAAGTACTCGCTATCCCGACGATCAAATCAACCCCGAAATCCCAGCAAAACCTCTATGTAAAGGAACTCTCATGA